Proteins encoded within one genomic window of Bradyrhizobium sp. CB1717:
- a CDS encoding SDR family NAD(P)-dependent oxidoreductase, translating into MIGGTGGIGRALSHQFAARGANVLVVGQTFRDQEMPRITFMKADLGSMREARRIGEALPAGNIDIVVFTTGIMAGPKREVTSEGIERDLAVSYLSRRVILNEIAPRLGKERAGSDMRPRIFVVGFPGTEQKANVDDLNSERSYKRFAAHSNTVAGNEVLVLEAARRFPDVDVFGLNPGFVKTNIRANLLGSRALFAALEWLTSFMMVEPDAYAERLIPLLVARDLDGRSGAMFDNRARAILTSPSSTEPSYAAALMEASDRLSSRALVGRAAEGEGT; encoded by the coding sequence GTGATCGGCGGCACCGGCGGGATCGGTCGGGCACTCAGTCATCAGTTCGCGGCCAGAGGCGCGAATGTCCTGGTCGTCGGTCAGACCTTCCGCGATCAGGAGATGCCGCGCATCACGTTCATGAAGGCCGACCTCGGCTCGATGCGGGAGGCGAGGCGAATCGGCGAGGCGCTGCCCGCCGGAAACATCGACATCGTTGTCTTCACGACCGGCATCATGGCCGGCCCCAAACGCGAGGTGACATCGGAAGGCATCGAACGCGATCTCGCCGTCAGCTATCTGAGCCGCCGCGTCATCCTGAACGAGATCGCTCCGCGTCTCGGCAAGGAGCGCGCCGGGAGCGACATGAGACCCCGGATCTTCGTCGTGGGATTCCCGGGCACAGAGCAGAAAGCGAATGTCGATGATTTGAACTCGGAGCGAAGCTACAAACGCTTCGCGGCGCATTCGAACACCGTGGCCGGAAACGAGGTGCTCGTCCTCGAGGCAGCCAGGCGTTTTCCTGATGTCGACGTGTTCGGTCTCAACCCGGGCTTCGTCAAAACCAACATCCGCGCCAATCTGCTCGGCTCGCGCGCGCTTTTCGCCGCCTTGGAATGGCTCACGAGCTTCATGATGGTCGAGCCTGACGCCTACGCCGAGCGCTTGATACCGCTCCTGGTGGCGCGCGATCTCGACGGCCGCAGTGGCGCGATGTTCGACAACAGGGCCAGGGCCATCCTGACCAGTCCGTCGTCCACGGAGCCGTCCTACGCGGCCGCACTCATGGAGGCTTCCGACAGACTGAGCAGTCGCGCACTGGTGGGGCGAGCAGCTGAGGGGGAGGGGACATGA
- a CDS encoding GntR family transcriptional regulator has product MSTDLPSQRVEQPATLATTIYARLKADILTTRLEPGRKLQSRFLMEQYNVGQTPLREALNRLTTEEFVVGMEQRGFYVKEVSKEELQELTKTRCWVEGLALRESMQNATQTWEEALLVAHHRLDRTPRSLKPDTFEDNPDWEKVHRAFHATLIGLCGSRPLLGFCEQLADRLYRYRMMSIAKAYPARKVGAEHSDILQAVLARDSEQAVRLLQQHYQRTAEVIYSDLDGLLA; this is encoded by the coding sequence ATGAGCACTGACCTGCCAAGCCAAAGGGTCGAGCAACCGGCAACGCTGGCGACCACGATCTACGCACGCCTCAAGGCCGACATCCTGACGACGCGGCTCGAGCCCGGTCGCAAGCTCCAGTCGCGCTTCCTGATGGAGCAGTACAATGTCGGACAGACCCCGCTGCGCGAGGCGCTCAACCGCCTGACCACCGAAGAGTTCGTGGTCGGCATGGAGCAGCGCGGCTTCTATGTGAAGGAGGTCAGCAAGGAGGAGCTCCAGGAGCTGACCAAGACGCGGTGCTGGGTCGAGGGCCTGGCGCTGCGCGAGTCCATGCAGAATGCGACCCAGACCTGGGAAGAGGCTCTGCTGGTTGCGCATCACCGGCTCGATCGTACGCCGCGCTCGCTCAAGCCCGACACATTCGAGGACAATCCGGATTGGGAGAAGGTGCACCGCGCCTTCCACGCGACGCTGATCGGACTTTGCGGCTCACGGCCGCTGCTCGGCTTCTGCGAGCAGCTCGCCGACCGGCTCTATCGGTATCGCATGATGTCGATTGCGAAGGCCTATCCGGCGCGCAAGGTCGGCGCCGAGCACAGCGATATCCTTCAGGCGGTTCTCGCCAGGGACAGCGAGCAGGCCGTGCGCCTGCTTCAGCAGCACTATCAGCGCACGGCCGAGGTCATCTATTCCGATCTCGACGGATTGCTGGCCTAG
- a CDS encoding bifunctional 3-(3-hydroxy-phenyl)propionate/3-hydroxycinnamic acid hydroxylase, with translation MTDTAGAIDYDVLVVGFGPTGAVAAGLLGRLGHRTLVIDRLTGVYDKPRAIALDHEIFRHFDNMGLTEAISPHIEPFTASEHFGADGQLIRRIDMVARPYPLGYTPSMVFSQPAVEAELRRHATEFSNVRAELGVELLDLVQTSDRVEARLKDSDGRHRSVTARYVLGCDGASSTVRQIAGLALEDLIFDEPWLVVDVRVNESALARLPQCSAQFCNPARPVSFLIGPKSHRRWEIMLLPGEDARQMERPDNVWKLLAPWLMPQDGELWRAASYRFHALVAANWRNGRILIAGDAAHQQPPFIGQGMCQGLRDATNLVWKLDHVLKSVSSDSLLDSYTVERKQHVIELTGKIKAIGQSICERDPAAARRRDAQILAEGGGKPLLLTRQEIIPPLRAGCLSHHETPARGTLFPQPRIANGGTARLLDEVTGAGWRVLIDGRSNAAASMLALCAARPDVSAAAVAPAGTGLPNALEETEGVLANWFDRHAVVAAVVRPDHYVFGTARNATEFGDLLREIDMRLRDVPAEQDNIPDLKMERTP, from the coding sequence ATGACTGATACGGCTGGCGCCATCGACTATGACGTGCTCGTCGTCGGCTTCGGGCCGACCGGCGCCGTTGCCGCAGGCCTGCTCGGTCGCCTCGGTCATCGCACGCTGGTCATCGACCGGCTGACCGGCGTGTACGACAAGCCGCGCGCGATCGCGCTCGATCACGAGATTTTCCGTCACTTCGACAATATGGGCCTCACCGAGGCGATCTCGCCCCATATCGAGCCTTTCACCGCATCGGAGCATTTTGGCGCCGACGGCCAGTTGATCCGCCGCATCGACATGGTCGCAAGACCCTATCCGCTCGGCTACACGCCGAGCATGGTGTTCAGCCAGCCCGCGGTCGAGGCCGAGCTGCGCCGCCATGCGACCGAATTCTCAAATGTGCGGGCCGAGCTCGGCGTCGAGCTGCTCGATCTTGTTCAAACGTCCGATCGTGTCGAGGCTCGCCTGAAGGACAGCGACGGACGGCATCGTTCCGTGACGGCGCGCTATGTGCTCGGCTGCGATGGCGCATCGAGCACCGTGCGTCAGATCGCAGGTCTTGCGCTCGAGGATCTCATCTTCGATGAACCCTGGCTGGTGGTCGACGTGCGCGTGAACGAGAGCGCGCTTGCCCGTCTGCCGCAATGCTCCGCGCAATTCTGCAATCCGGCGCGCCCCGTGAGCTTCCTGATCGGCCCGAAGAGCCATCGCCGCTGGGAGATCATGCTGCTGCCGGGCGAGGACGCGCGGCAGATGGAACGGCCCGACAATGTCTGGAAGCTGCTCGCGCCTTGGCTCATGCCGCAGGACGGGGAATTGTGGCGGGCAGCCTCCTATCGCTTCCACGCCCTCGTTGCCGCCAATTGGCGCAACGGCAGGATCCTGATTGCCGGCGACGCAGCGCATCAGCAGCCTCCTTTCATCGGCCAGGGCATGTGCCAGGGCCTGCGAGACGCCACGAACCTCGTCTGGAAGCTGGATCATGTGCTCAAGAGCGTCTCCTCCGACAGCCTGCTCGACAGTTACACGGTCGAACGCAAGCAGCACGTCATCGAGCTGACCGGCAAGATCAAGGCGATCGGCCAGTCGATCTGCGAGCGCGATCCGGCAGCCGCCCGGCGGCGCGATGCGCAAATCCTGGCCGAAGGTGGCGGCAAGCCGCTGCTGCTGACGCGGCAGGAAATCATTCCGCCGCTGCGCGCAGGATGCCTGTCACATCACGAAACGCCGGCGCGCGGCACTCTGTTTCCGCAGCCGCGCATAGCGAACGGCGGTACGGCTCGCTTGCTGGACGAAGTGACCGGGGCCGGCTGGCGCGTGTTGATCGACGGCCGCAGCAATGCTGCCGCTTCGATGCTCGCGCTCTGTGCCGCGCGCCCGGACGTATCGGCGGCGGCAGTCGCGCCTGCCGGCACAGGTCTGCCGAATGCGCTCGAAGAGACCGAGGGCGTGCTCGCGAACTGGTTCGACCGTCACGCTGTCGTCGCGGCGGTCGTTCGGCCCGATCATTATGTCTTCGGCACCGCGCGCAATGCCACCGAGTTCGGCGATCTCCTGCGCGAGATCGACATGCGTCTTCGCGACGTCCCGGCCGAGCAAGACAACATTCCCGATCTGAAAATGGAGAGAACACCGTGA
- a CDS encoding VOC family protein: MPDFPVTALRSVEMTTPQLAGSVEFYSKVWGLDVAAEADGTVYLAATGSDFHILELTPGEATSLRKISFRARSHDDLHHLFARARQAGCEVISSPAPSPAPSGGTGFVVREAQGCVIEFVHGDRTRPARVIADRPERLAHVNINSADIEKLSTFYQDTLGFRLSDRSKLMAFLCCNSDHHAIVLAEAPRNGLNHVAFLMPDLESVMRGSGRMVDHGYPIGWGVGRHGPGDNVFAYFVDPAGSVIEYTAEVLQIDDSYVAKGPDDWVWPPGRTDQWGIAPPKSEACKAAQLAIPFATARA; this comes from the coding sequence ATGCCCGACTTTCCGGTGACAGCCCTGCGCAGCGTCGAAATGACGACGCCGCAGCTTGCCGGCTCGGTCGAGTTCTACAGCAAGGTCTGGGGCCTCGACGTCGCGGCGGAAGCGGACGGCACGGTGTATCTTGCCGCGACGGGCAGCGACTTCCACATCCTCGAGCTCACGCCGGGTGAGGCGACATCGCTGCGCAAGATCAGCTTCCGCGCCCGCTCGCATGATGATCTGCACCACCTTTTCGCGCGTGCGCGGCAGGCCGGCTGTGAGGTGATCAGCTCACCCGCGCCGTCGCCAGCGCCGTCGGGCGGGACAGGTTTCGTGGTTCGCGAAGCGCAGGGATGCGTCATCGAGTTCGTTCATGGCGACCGTACCAGGCCGGCGCGCGTGATCGCTGATCGCCCCGAGCGGCTGGCGCATGTCAACATCAACAGCGCCGACATCGAAAAGCTCTCGACCTTCTATCAGGACACTTTGGGATTCCGGCTATCGGATCGGTCCAAGCTGATGGCGTTCCTGTGCTGCAACAGCGACCACCACGCGATCGTGCTTGCGGAGGCCCCTCGCAACGGCCTCAATCACGTGGCTTTCCTCATGCCTGACCTGGAGTCCGTCATGCGCGGCTCCGGTCGCATGGTGGATCACGGCTATCCGATCGGCTGGGGCGTCGGCCGTCACGGACCCGGCGACAACGTGTTCGCCTATTTCGTCGATCCGGCAGGGAGCGTCATCGAATACACCGCCGAGGTTTTGCAGATCGACGACAGCTATGTCGCGAAAGGTCCTGATGATTGGGTCTGGCCTCCCGGACGAACCGATCAATGGGGTATCGCCCCGCCGAAGTCGGAGGCCTGTAAAGCGGCGCAGCTCGCCATTCCCTTCGCGACGGCGCGCGCATGA